Within Takifugu flavidus isolate HTHZ2018 chromosome 12, ASM371156v2, whole genome shotgun sequence, the genomic segment GGCTGGGGGGGCTGGTCTCCGCCCACACCGGCGCCCTCCTTTGGCTCCTCCCATCGCACGCATGCGTGACCACACCTGTGTTTTCACAGGGGAACCTCTGGTCGTGGAGGCGATGAGGACGTTCGCTGAGCTCGCCGATCGAGCCAGGGTCGCCCTGGAGAACCGGGACTGGACCACCCTGGCGCAGCTGATGGACCAGAACTTTGAGCTGCGCAGGTAGAACCGCTGCTTTGACTTTGAGGAATCCTTCATCTCCCACGTGAATCTCTCCCTCAGGACCGTCTACACGGACGAGTGTCTCGGGCCGGGGAACCTGAAGATGGTCCGGCTGGCGAAGAAGGTCGGTGCTGCTAAATGTCTGCAGGCTACAGCAGATGAGTTGGGTCAGAACATTTTGTTGGGTCTCACAGTTCGGCTCGGCGGTGAAGCTGCCGGGCAGCGGAGGAGCCGTGGTGGGCCTGTGTCCGGACCCCACCCAGCTGGTAAGAGTGGCTCCGCGGGTCTCCGGACCTCCTGATGTTCTGTGTGGGAGTGACGCGGGCTGTTCGACCCACTAGGTGGCGCTGAGACAGGCCTTCCAGGAGGCCGGCTGCGTCTTCTGCCTCCTGACGCCTTTTAACCCCGCAGCCAACGCCGACCCGCCCACCCAGCGCCAGGCGGCCCAGCGGAGTGGACCCGGCACCGGTCCATGAGTCCGGGGTGATGATTGGAACAGAACCACCTGGTTTAATCCTGAGAGGAATCATTTATATCtattattttgtcatttatgtCTCACATGAGAAGCTCATCGGGACCAAATCTTTCCCAATAAGGAAGTGAATGAATGTTGCTCTCCAATTAAATAATTATTTATCTCGCTCATGTCGTCTGAATGGATTttacacgcgcacacacacacacacacacttatggcTCTGTATAAACCAACGTTCAGGCTCAGGAACCGTCACCGCTTGAATAAACCAGAACCGAGCTCTGGAGGGGGTGAAAGCGTCCGTGCTCCATGTCGGTGCTGCATTCGTCGGTTCCTCCAGGGGGCGGAGGAGCGGCTGCGCCCGGCCTCAGTCTCCGCCCGCTCCGCTCCGCGGCTCGTGCACCAGCCGGAGCGTCTCCCCGGCGCAGGTTCTGGTGCCGGTCATAGTCAGCGGACCATGGCTGCCAAGGAGGACTTCTACAGTAAAATCCTCCCGCGGAGGCTCCGACAGAACCGACCGGGCTCCATCAAATGCGGCTCCAGCCTGGACGTGCTGCTGTCCATGGGCTTCCCCAGACCGAGGGCGTAAGTACGCGcacctgcacgcacacgcaccggCACACGCACCTGCACACGCACCGGGACACCGTGTGAGCTGTGCTGCTCGCATCCACGCCAGAACCTCCGGGACCGGGGTGCTTCCGAGGTGAATGATTAAAATGGTGCAAAAGGCTcaaacatttaaatgtgaaCGAGATTGAGAAGTAAAAGTTTTTAAAAGATCCAgaagtttctcctcctccagaacctcgaTGGAGACGCGGGCGGTTTAGTCTCGGTTCTTTTCATTTTAGCCCTCGTTGAGAATGACGCCTTttatgctgccccccccccctcaatggAGCAACTGTCTTTGACTGGGCCACATCTGGGAGTTCACAtccgtcctgccccccccactgtaAACACTAAACTGGAGCAGCCgcgggaggaagcaggaagccaGGCGTATTTTCAGCTCCAGGCACCGTCCCGGGGTAGTGGGCCGGGTCGGTGCTGGATGGTCCAGAGCTGCACTTGTGCTCCACAGACCAAACACAATGGCTGCTCCCTGATTCTAGGTCACTGGttcagtgggtggggggggggggggggggcacagggaTTCTCTGGCTCCACACAATATGCAGCATTTCTGAGGCCGACCGGTCCTGGTTCAGGTCCCTGGGTCAGGTCCCTGGACCAGGTCCCTGGACCAGGTGGGGGATCTGGAGCAAACCATGCTGGCTGAAACATCTGGGTCTGACTCCGCCCAGCTCCGGTTCTTGGCCTAACCTGGACCCTGTTTCCCAGGGTGGTACAGACGGAAGCTTTCATCAGGTGGATCCCTCCTCTGGGATCTTTGTGTTCCTCCTGATCTTAGAAACGTGCACGTCCTCCATTACTGGCAGATTCTGCTCCAGCgtgagcacgtgcacgtgcactttGAGCCTCCTGACTCAGCCCAGCCACAGATTCAtatttcccttttctctctgtgctgATCGTGTGTTTTCTGACCCGTTTCTCAACGGCCGTCTGcgtagggtgtgtgtgtgtgtgggtgtgtgtgtgtggtgtgtgtgtgtgtagtgtgtgtagtgtgtgtgtgtgtagcgtgtgtgtagtgtgtgtggcCGAGGTTAGCGTGTTTGCTGAGTCAACGCGTCACAGCTCTCGTGACCGAGTGAGTCCTCCTCTTCTGTACTGTTGGAGGATCTTTGAGAGCTTTCATGCCTTCAGCGGGCCGGTTCTGGACAGGTCATGTGATGCGTCTGTCCATTTCATCATGTTCCGAGCTCAGAACAAGGTGGTAGAAATGCCAGGACCCTGACCCAGGACCCTGACCCaggaccctgaccctgacccagtcATCTGGGGAcagtttctgctttattttgagCAGGACAGAGTTGAGAGGATCAGGAATTAAAGTAGATTTGATGTGACATTTAATCTCATTTCCAATTgaatgtggagtgtgtgtgtgtgtgtgtgtgtgtgtgtgtgtgtgtgtgtgtgtgtctgttgtgtgagGACGGGACCATCTGTGCCTGCTGTGTATTTTGCCAGCACAGCTCCTGGAGCGGCTCCAGCTCCCAGCGAGGCGCTTGACAGGAAGTGCCGCCATCTTGAGCcgcctccttcctgctgctccggGAACCTGAAATGACTCCAACGTTCTGGAGGCCAGGAGCCTGGTGGACCTGCAGAGGTCACATCCCGCCCCCTGAGGTCCCCTCAGCAGCTGCCGGGGCCTCCTTGTGGGGCCTCCTGGTggggcctcctgctggggcctcctgctggggcctcctgctggggcCTCCTGGTggggcctcctgctggggcctcctgctgg encodes:
- the LOC130534962 gene encoding uncharacterized protein LOC130534962, coding for MICILLVAGHGTVLETQIKVYEGLVYMDFSRTLMDERGYGSYVSMDMGALPPFWLAYLSDPSDSGRIHSNIRQRWLSGEPLVVEAMRTFAELADRARVALENRDWTTLAQLMDQNFELRRTVYTDECLGPGNLKMVRLAKKFGSAVKLPGSGGAVVGLCPDPTQLVALRQAFQEAGCVFCLLTPFNPAANADPPTQRQAAQRSGPGTGP